From Alligator mississippiensis isolate rAllMis1 chromosome 1, rAllMis1, whole genome shotgun sequence:
GTCACCTTGGGAAACTACCATGTAAAACCCACCCTAAACCCCATTTCTGAGGTGAGGATTTCCAGGACTTGACCCCTTTCCTGGAAAGGGAATGAAAAGGGAGCTGAAGTGGGGTGAAAGGAGGCTGAAGGGAAATCTATTTACCATCTCTGGCCCGGGGAGATCCCTCTTGGTAGCGGGCCTGTTGCCAGCAGGAACTTGATTTCCCTGTGGTGAGGCAATATGGTGCCAGCTTTGGGGTGTGAACTGCCTGGGTCCGGGGATTGGGATGGGGACAAATTTACTTCCCCTCTGAGGAAATGTGCTTAATTCAGTTAGTGGGACCTTCCCCATTCATTTGCACAGAAACTCACACTCCAAGCACTCACTTGTCGCCAGGACTGACTGAGTCAGGGCTATTCTTTTTTCCAActcccactccagctcctgggaGACATCATCGTACTAAGCCTGGCTGCCCACTACCCCCACAACTTCACTGTGGAGGTCCACGCTGCCTACCAGAAGCAGGTGAGGGCAGTGGTTGAAGCTCTGTCCTCTGAGTACCACTAAACCAGCCAGAGGGAAGCATGGGATGAAGAGATACTGCTTCCTTCTGAGTCTTGTTGGTGCCCCCTGGTTTCTGATGGGTTGTAATAATTGAATAAACACCAGTTTATGATAATCTGTTATGAGTCTCCTATCTCTCTGGGTGCTTGGGACAGCCAGGGTGgtagtggaggaggagactggagcTGTGGGGTTTGAGCTGGAGCTCAAATAGGAGTCAGTTGTGCTAGGAACAGGCAAAGCATCCTTTCTCCACTTTGGAAAAGAGGTAGGCAGTCTTAAATCATTGGTCCACCCATACCTAACTCCTCCAGCCTTAGAGCAGAGACCCCTGGCAAGAGAAAAAACACCTCATCCATGCCCTTCCCTCCTGTTATGATAGGACTGGGGTGCTCAGCACCAGTTATACCTGTGATACCTGTGCGGgcgagggagggggaattctctCTACTTTGCAGCACATACCTCCATGCCCCATACCCTCATCCccttcaccccacacacacattaaacACTGCCAAGACGTGCAAAGGGGCCCAAGAAACAGGCCCAGAAAAAGGGCTGAAAGATTCAGGGCACATTGGCATGAAGGGGAGTTTGTACTGCCATCATCCCAACAGACCCGGGGAGCATGGGATCCAAAAAGGAGCCCCTGGGTGCAAAGGAATAAAGGCACAGGACCTCTAACGGAGCCTGGGGCTGAGGAACCTGGGAGCCTTCCTCTTCAGCTGGGCTTTTCCAtagcccgctacagggccgggaagtccgggtgagggtgatcccctgccctccattaatgctgactttctgaaggaacatcttgagaagctggataccttcaagtcagccggccctcacaatcttcaccccagggtgctcaaggagctggcgagcatcatagcccagcctctagcacggatctttgaaaactcttggcgctctggtgtcgtgCCTGAatactggaagaaggccaatgtggtgcctatcttcaagaaagggaggaaagtggatccggcccactataggcccatcagcctgacttctatcccggggaagatcttagaaaagtttattaaagcggccatccttaatggactggccgacgccaacatcttgagggatagccagcacgggtttgttgcgggtaggtcatgcttgaccattctcatttccttctacgaccaggtgacctatcacctggacaagggagaagaggttgatgtcatatatcttgacttcaaaaaagcctttgatctggtgtcccatgattgcctcttggagaaactggccaattgtcgccttgggtcgtccacgatccactggctggaaaattggctccggggtcagacccagagggtattaattgatggaagtcactcatcgtggtgtcctgtgaccagtggggtcccccagggctctgtccttggacccatactgttcaacatcttcattaacgatgtggacactggagtcagaagcggactggccaagttcgccgatgacaccaaactttggggcaaagcatccacaccagaagacaggcggatgatccaggctgacctggacaggctcagcaaatgggcggacgagaatctgatggtgttcaatgccgataaatgcaaggttctccaccttgggaaaaaaaccccgcagcatccttataggctcggcagtgctatgttggctagcactaaggaagaaagagacttgggggtcatcattgaccacaagatgaacatgagcctgcaatgcaatgtggtggctagtaaagcaaccaaaacgctggcttgcatccatagatgcttctcaagcaaatcccgggacgtcattctccccctgtactcggccttagtgaggccacagctggagtactgcgtccagttttgggctccacaattcaaaaaggctgtggagaagcttgagagagtccagagaagagccacgcgcatgatcagaggtcagggaagcagaccctacgatgacaggctgagagccctggggctctttagcctggaaaagcgcagactcaggggtgatctgatggccacctacaagtttatcaggggtgaccaccagtatctgggggaacatttgttcaccagagcgccccaagggatgacgaggtcgaatgatcacaaactactacaagatcatttcaggctggacataaggaagaatttctttactgtccgagcccccaaggtctggaacagcctgccgccggaggtggttcaagcgccttcattaaacaccttcaagatgaaactagatgcttatcttgctgggatcctatgaccccagctgacttcctgccctttgggcggggggctggactcgatgatcttccgaggtcccttccagccctaatgtctatgaaatctatgaaatctatagggAGTGATGAACTGACAGCACCCAGAGAACAaagtcccatctagtccaacccccggctccaagcaggaccagccccaactacatcatcccagccaaggatttgtctttAAAACCTGCAAGGAGGGAGAGTCCatgacctctctgggtagcctgtatCAGTGCCTTACTACCCTCCTCTGGAGAAAATTTTCCCTAATaaccaacctcaacttcccttgctgcaacttgagcacaTTGATCCTTGTCCTGtcatgtgcagggatcctggttttctcagttttgaaaaaaaataaaatctgcaatttttgtttaaaaagaagtaaccctaaatccacatttttcctagATTTAAATGAACCACCACTAAtttatagatatacatatagtggtgtttcattttaatcatggaaacatgtGAATTCGGAGttcctttttttaaccaaaaattgggtctctggttgttttgttttgtttttaaaatcagagaaaaccaggatccctggatctGCCACCACGGAAACCAGTCCAGCTCCAACCTCTTAGCAAacaccctgcagggaggtgaaggctgctattcaatccccctcagtcttcccttctgcaagctaaatcagcccagttccctcagcctctcctcaccagtcatgtgccccagcccccaaccatttttgcaCCATTTGTACAGTCACCTCCTACTGTACAAATCCTTTGCTGCTCTTGGTCTCCCCTAGCTGTGCCTATACAGCTGCAGCCACAAATGGCAGTGACTCTGTGCTCCTGTCTTCCTCTGATACTTGCATGTGAAGAGGAATGAACAAGAGAAGTAGTTGAAAGTTGAGTCCAGCGAggttggggtggtgggggtagCACCTGTGCCTGAGCCCAAAGGAGCATGTTAGCACTCGCTGGGGCCACGAGCTGTTCTGAGAACAAACAGGGAAGGAGCAGCTCTCTTTCCACCTGGCCACGGTCCAAGAATGGTTTCTCCTCCCActtggctgcagccctccccaaaACATGACCAATCTTCAGGCCGCCTGAGGTTAGGAGGGGCCAGATTACTGGATAAAAAGCCCTGAAAGGTGCTTGGCCTCAGCTTCGGGTTCCTTACTCAGCTGATGCTCTAAGACAACTCCAGGACTCCTCACTATGGCATCCTTCAATGCCCACGAGAAGGAATACATTGTTGACCTGTGGGCCAAGGTCGATGTGGCCCAATGCGGCGCTGACGCCCTCAGCAGGTAAGTCCAGACCCAGGACATGAGCTGAGCTGGCACCTCCTGGGGAAGCTGCTGCCTCCACAGGGATGTGGCATTTACCAGGTTTGTGTCTCTGCTTGTGTCTCCCTCTGCCTAGGATGCTGATTGTCTACCCCTGGAAGAGGAGGTATTTTGAACATTTTGGTAAACTGTGCAATGCCCACGACATCTTGCACAATTCAAAAGTCCAGGAACATGGCAAGAAGGTGCTGGCCTCCTTTGGGGAAGCCGTGAAGCACCTGGACAACATCAAGGGCCACTTCGCCAACCTGAGCAAGCTGCACTGCGAGAAGTTTCATGTGGATCCCGAGAACTTCAAGGTGAGCGGTGTGCATGGCTTGCTTGCAGGCTAGGATGGACGGGCATTCATGAGAGATCATTCAGGGAGCTGGTAATTAATTAAGAAATGCACATGAAATACCTCCTGGTGCCCCCTGAGACAGGGACTCCCTTTCAGGGGGGGAAGGTATGTTCCAGGTAGGTGGCCAGGAGACTTGGGGCAGTTCAGCCAGAGGCAGGAGATGACAGGAGGCAAAGCACGTCTGAAGGAAGTTTTGTTCAGAGTAATCAGAGTGTGCAGAGTGCGTGGAGATGGAAATATCCATGAAGGCAGCTGAACAGAGAATGAAGAGAGCAGCCCAAGGTGGAGAGGtaggaggagaagagggaggaagggggtaggGGTGCAATGCAGTTAATGCAAGCTCTGTCAGGAAGTAAAGCAAAAGCAGACGAGGGGAGTGAAACCAGGTGGGAAAGGATCAGAGAGGAGATGTCCACCATCATGCCGTGCTTTGGAGCTTGCGCTGGCTTGATTTTAGAAAGAGGAAAGTGGACGCAGGTTCCCTTCCTCCCGAGGAAACGTGCTGAATTCAGCTGGTGGCATCAACCCCCACTTTGGGCTCTGTGAGCTCCTCCCCAGGACTGCTGGGCCTCTTCCCCCAGGGCTAACCTCTGCAACGTGTGGGGCTGGAGGTTGCAAATTTGGGCTGACTCCGGGCtcttttctcctccttctcctcccagctcctgggcgACATCATCATCATTGTCCTGGCTGCCCACCACCCCGAAGACTTCAGTATGGAGTGCCACGCCGCCTTCCAGAAGCTGGTGCGCCAGGTGGCTGCTGCCTTGGCTGCTGAATACCACTAAACGTGCCGGAGGGAAGCACACGACAAAAAGATGCTGCTTCCTCCTGGGCACCGCTGGGTGCTCTGTGGGCTCCACTGGGCTGTAATCATCAAATAAAACCCATGCATAACCATCTGTGATGAGTCTCTGGGTGTTTGTGGGTGGTGGGAGGAACTGGGAGAGGGTTGGTGTGCATGAGGGTCCTGGGCAGCCTGAATGTTGCACTCATTCCCCAAGACAGCGGGAGGGAAGATTCAGACCCGTCACTGCTGAAAGCACATGGGAACACGTGTggggatacacacacacatgcaaacacacgcTGCTCATAGAAGCAAAAAGGCAGCTAAAGGGGGCATCGAAAAACAGCCCAGCAGACAGCAGCTTTGTGCATGGACCTGCTGTTTCAGTCACACATAACAGGTCTATCCCCTCTCACCATCCTTCCCTCCGGAGGAAGCTAAGAGAccctctgccaccccctgctctccctccaaATGGGTGTTGGGATATGAGCATGCTCTAAAAGGTATTTAGCAGGTTGAGGGGCATTCAGCTTCTCCCCCCGGTTTTACCCTACAAAACCTACTCATATCACAAGCTCAGCACCGGAGCTGCAAGACACGGACACTTGCACTGCGCAGGGAGTTGGTGTGCTCTCCCCCAAGGCCGGAAAAAAGCGTACATTGCACGGCTACTGCAGAAACAGCACCTCCTGATGAAGGCAGATGCAAAGACATCCAGAAGCCATTCTCCATGCTAGGGGGATGATCCCCTGGTGCCTAGTCTCACAGGGGTCTCCCAATTAGCATCATAATGTTAATAACTGGTGGTGAAAAGAGCTGGGGGCTCAAAGCGAGTCTGCCTGCATTCACAACCGTGTCTGTAGGCTAACGGGTATAACAGCTGCGCCTGTGATAAATCGTGGAGGATAGGGGCTCCTTACCCCTGCACTGCATCCAAGTATGCTATCTCCTCCCATGCAGCCAGGGTCCCTTCCTAGAAAAGACTCAAAACCTGTTACCAAAGATTAGGAGGAGCTGGGGTTAGCGTATCTGAGTCCCCAAGGGGGTATTTGGCTATGGGTTCCTTACACGGCTGACACCCCAAGCCTGCCCCTTATTTTTTACCATGCTGCAAGGGTCCAGGGAAGAGAAGTGGCTCTTTACTGGCCTGTGGAGCAAGGCTGATGTGTCCAGAGGCAGTGCTGAGGCCTTTAGCCTGGAGCATTTCAGGAGCTGGTGCTTTCTGGGGAAGCTGCCGCCTCTTGGGGGATGATGCCTTCAGCTTGCCTGCATTTCTGCTTGCATCTGCCACTTTCTAGGCCAATAGTTATCCACCTTTTTGAGGGCATTTGCAGAGCCTTAAAAgctttcaaatggaggtgcagactccTTTGAgtggtaagtgtgggtattcacatgcttttgattgatTGTATTCATACCCTTTACACCTAGTTTGCAGACCCCCAGGAGTCCtgggaccacaggttgaaaaccaggcTGTGATCATCCACCCCTGGACACAGGCTTCTGGTCCAGATGTTTGATCAACTCCCCCTGGGCCCAGAGGGATGTTGCTAGCTTTGGTGACTTCTGCAACCCCACTGTGGCCAAAACCCACCATGGTCTGTGACTATGGCAAAAAGGTGCTCTCTTCTTTCAGGGAAGCTGGAAAGCCTGGATGGCATCAAGGGCTACATCACTGCCCTGCACAAGTGATACCAGGAGAAGCTTTCTGTGGACCCCAAAGGCCTCAAGGCGAGCAATGCACCTGGGTTGTTTTCAGTCATTCACGAGGGACAGCTCAGGAGATTCGTGGTGTAGGTAAGAAAAATATTCTGATGGTTCTTGTGGCAGAGATCGGTTTTGGAGGGGATGGGATAGCGAGTGCAGGATGAGTGGCTGagaggtgggaggcagagggcgGCAGCGGGGGTGGAGGTGTGAGCAGCGTAACTGAAGCATAGGGAGATTGCAAAGTGGGAATATCTGGGCCCTGTCTGTGCTGTGGGCTCATGACCCAATTGCTagccttggaggagaaggaaatactggctgccaggcagctgaggccTGGCATGGATGCATTCAGCCCTGTACTGTCAAGGAACCAGAGGCCAGAGCTGCTTCTGCAAGCAAACAGCAGGGAGCGAAGGAGCTCCTTGCAGGGGGGAATGCATCCAAAACCACTATCTCCTCCCCTGCAGCACGGATCCCTCCCCAGACACGACCCAGGGCCCTGGCGACTGATTAGAAGTGGAGTTTATCGTGCCCTAAGTGCCGAGGGCGGGGGGGGATTTGGGCTGAGCAACCGGTCCCttatgcagctgcagctccaaaaCAACCAGCTCGCTCCTCACCATGGGGCGCTGGACAGCAGAAGAGAAAAGGCTGATTACCAATCTTTGGCGCAAGATCGACGTAGCCGAATGCGGGGCTGATGCCCTTGCCAGGTAGGGCATCCCTTCCACGATCCCCGGAGATGGGGAGCTCGAGGGTGGGGGCTCTGCTTGTGTCTCCCTCTTTCTAGGCTGCTGATCGTCTACCCCTGGACCAAGAAGTTTTTTCTTCACTTCGGGAACCTCTCCAGCCCTACCGCCATCATAAACAACCCCAAAGTGCGTGCCCATGGCAAGAAGGTGCTCACCTCCTTAGGGGAGGCTGTGAAGAACCTGGACAACGTCCATGCCCAGTTCTCCAACCTGAGCAAGCTGCACTGTGACAAGCTGCACGTGGACCCCGAAAGCTTCCGGGTGAGTGAGGTTCACCCATCCAGTCCAGCTATAGACGGGCCGTGCATCCTCTAAAACTGGCAATGGGTCTGAGCTTTGGGATTGACTCTACAGGGACCCTGGTTTGGGGCAGGGAATGGAGAGGCATGTTTAAGGTAAGCAAGCAGAGGGAAGctggggtgctggagggggaTCATGGCATATCCAAGGCACCCCAATGGTATGGGGGGGGTGCAGAGTGGAGCATCCCTAAGATTGCAGCCTCAGGGGTGATGCAGAGAGTCTAGGATGTGCAGAGAGTGATGGGAAGCAGGAGGATGGAGTGGAGCCGGGTAGGGAAAGTGAAGGGAAAGGCAGGGGGTGATGGCAGGGAGGTGATTTAAGTCATGCAAGTGTGTGGGGATGGGAAAGTATGCCAGGAGAAATGGGATGGAAGGAGAAAGGATGGGACAGGGACTGGAGAGTCACTGGTACACCCGTGGATAacagagagcagctccctgcagcaccatGAGGGTTCACAGGGGAATTTGTCAGGGTCATTTGGAGGGGGCGTTGTCACAGGGacggtgtccagttttgagcccccgttctgcagacaaattggagagagtccaaggCAAGGAAAATGGGTccagagggcaaggaaaatggtttggggacttGTGAAGAGAGATGGAGGGAAATGAGCTGATT
This genomic window contains:
- the LOC132243239 gene encoding hemoglobin subunit beta-like gives rise to the protein MASFNAHEKEYIVDLWAKVDVAQCGADALSRMLIVYPWKRRYFEHFGKLCNAHDILHNSKVQEHGKKVLASFGEAVKHLDNIKGHFANLSKLHCEKFHVDPENFKLLGDIIIIVLAAHHPEDFSMECHAAFQKLVRQVAAALAAEYH
- the LOC102559263 gene encoding hemoglobin subunit beta, whose translation is MGRWTAEEKRLITNLWRKIDVAECGADALARLLIVYPWTKKFFLHFGNLSSPTAIINNPKVRAHGKKVLTSLGEAVKNLDNVHAQFSNLSKLHCDKLHVDPESFRLLGDIIINVLAAHQPREFSPSCHGAFRKLVQEVTHALASEYH